One Euphorbia lathyris chromosome 1, ddEupLath1.1, whole genome shotgun sequence DNA segment encodes these proteins:
- the LOC136232328 gene encoding uncharacterized protein, which translates to MRPRKDPPTRRSRPSSPPRRAPTTISTFPSGPDSSPLASRQSTLTPSSASVSLDDSHLLTQQHDTLSLFEDLQISQEYRNSPPEPRSFSHNVKQQCWEKAEKVRGRNPERWRRDPYGNIVFRKLVGCPGCLCHDYDHILPYSKGGKSTLENCQVLQATVNRSKGNRTELSRADLIQRSSYCRVSGRDMDLIELTAYGNVRHVQDSGGCRIQ; encoded by the exons atgAGGCCAAGGAAAGACCCACCTACAAGGCGAAGTCGTCCTTCTTCTCCACCAAGACGTGCTCCGACCACCATTTCCACTTTTCCGTCTGGACCTGACTCATCTCCATTAGCCTCACGCCAATCTACTCTCACCCCTTCTTCTGCTTCTGTTTCTCTTGACGATAGCCATCTCCTTACTCAACAACACGATACTCTCTCTCTGTTTGAAGATCTTCAGATTTCCCAAGAGTACCGGAATTCACCACCTGAACCCAGGAGCTTTTCCCATAATGTGAAACAGCAATGCTGGGAGAAGGCCGAAAAGGTCCGAGGTCGGAACCCCGAACGGTGGCGTCGCGACCCATATGGTAATATTGTTTTCAGGAAGCTTGTGGGTTGTCCTGGTTGCTTATGTCATGATTATGACCACATTCTGCCTTACTCTAAG GGGGGAAAAAGCACACTGGAAAATTGTCAGGTGTTACAG GCAACAGTGAACCGCTCAAAGGGAAATCGAACTGAACTATCTAGAGCGGATCTCATTCAGAGAAGTTCATATTGCCGTGTTTCAG GACGTGATATGGATCTGATTGAGCTCACAGCCTATGGCAATGTACGCCACGTGCAAGACTCGGGAGGTTGTAGAATTCAATGA